From one Sardina pilchardus chromosome 6, fSarPil1.1, whole genome shotgun sequence genomic stretch:
- the emg1 gene encoding ribosomal RNA small subunit methyltransferase NEP1, whose protein sequence is MAAHSGDKRGLEHLDEYEPKRVRLPQRLQDRMTERRLVVILEGATLETVKVGKTFELLNCDQHKGMILKNGRDPGKIRPDITHQCLLMLMDSPLNRAGLLQVYIHTEKNVLIEINPQTRIPRTFARFCGLMVQLLHKLSVRAADGPQRLLRTIKNPVSDHLPPGCPRIGTSFSSGDAVCARTVVPEEGPAAVVIGAFAHGAVDVDYTEKTVSISNYPLSAALTCAKMCSAFEEVWGVL, encoded by the exons atggcagcgcacAGCGGTGATAAGCGTGGTCTGGAACATTTAGACGAATATGAACCAAAACGAGTCAGATTGCCTCAACGCCTTCAAGATCGGATGACAGAAAGGCGACTTGTTGTAATCCTTGAGGGAGCTACGCTTGAAACTGTAAAG GTGGGTAAAACATTTGAGTTGCTTAACTGCGATCAACACAAGGGTATGATCCTAAAGAATGGAAGAGACCCAGGAAAGATCCGACCAGATATAACACATCAG TGCTTACTAATGTTAATGGACAGCCCATTGAACAGAGCTGGGCTTCTACAAGTCTACATTCACACGGAGAAGAACGTCTTAATAGAAATCAACCCTCAAACACGTATCCCACGCACATTTGCACGATTCTGCGGCCTCATGG TCCAGCTGCTGCATAAACTGAGTGTACGAGCAGCTGACGGACCACAGCGTCTGTTGAGAACCATCAAGAACCCTGTCTCTGACCACCTGCCTCCAGGATGCCCCCGCATCGGCACCTCTTTCTCTTCAGGCGATGCTGTGTGTGCACGGACTGTTGTGCCCGAAGAAGGACCAGCAGCTGTGGTGATTGGGGCTTTTGCTCACGGCGCA GTGGATGTGGATTATACAGAGAAGACCGTGTCCATTAGTAACTACCCTCTATCTGCTGCCCTCACCTGTGCAAAGATGTGCTCTGCCTTTGAAGAGGTTTGGGGTGTGTTGTGA